In Trichocoleus sp. FACHB-46, one DNA window encodes the following:
- a CDS encoding acyl carrier protein has translation MQSVAPLQPLAPLEMPVKPGPGQVLLYVVLSEVENMTISETLALLVEMGYQPELRYRQWKDESSTLQTSLYAVLKDEQHDPTTEIDSEYLAEELETLWNHVQPDLAVRCPRGLPKKSVGVAA, from the coding sequence ATGCAATCCGTAGCACCATTACAGCCCTTAGCACCCTTAGAAATGCCAGTTAAGCCAGGACCGGGACAAGTTTTGCTCTACGTTGTCCTGAGTGAGGTTGAGAATATGACCATCAGCGAAACTCTGGCACTGCTGGTAGAGATGGGTTATCAACCAGAGCTGCGCTATCGTCAGTGGAAGGATGAGAGCAGTACTCTTCAAACCAGTCTCTATGCTGTGCTGAAGGACGAACAACACGACCCAACCACAGAAATTGATTCAGAGTACCTGGCAGAAGAACTAGAGACTTTGTGGAACCATGTTCAGCCTGATCTGGCAGTTAGGTGTCCTCGCGGTTTACCTAAAAAATCTGTTGGAGTAGCAGCATAA